The following proteins come from a genomic window of Gossypium raimondii isolate GPD5lz chromosome 5, ASM2569854v1, whole genome shotgun sequence:
- the LOC105771249 gene encoding uncharacterized protein LOC105771249, which produces MEIYEENALSTRSYNLRVLNLRERGSSGSLKFNRVRSGGGDDEDDALVERQLLYRKLPDQHLLNLSVLKLDGSLFDVNIGRNATVAELKVAIEELFTEMAGETQGCISWAHVWGHFCLAYEGQKLVNNKACIKNFGIKDGDQLEFIKHMSMNQSPIKRRVKHHGVPCKCFSPRSSHDQERQENPVNHHKEEDEDQDYYHDEEHAMSLPEFKFAHFLRRWLSHTRSQSASRRRLEGRNHYSRFNLHL; this is translated from the exons ATGGAAATCTATGAGGAGAATGCTCTCAGTACTCGTAGCTATAACTTACGGGTTTTGAATTTGCGGGAGAGGGGGAGTTCAGGTTCGCTCAAATTTAACAGAGTCAGAAGCGGTGGCGGCGACGACGAGGACGATGCTCTCGTTGAACGGCAGTTGTTGTATAGGAAGCTTCCTGATCAGCATCTTCTCAACCTCTCTGTTCTAAAGCTCGACGGTTCTCTTTTTG ATGTTAACATAGGAAGGAATGCTACAGTTGCAGAGCTGAAGGTAGCAATAGAGGAGCTTTTTACAGAAATGGCAGGGGAAACTCAAGGCTGTATTTCATG GGCACATGTTTGGGGGCACTTTTGCTTGGCTTATGAAGGTCAGAAGCTGGTTAACAACAAGGCttgcattaaaaattttgggatcAAAGATGGTGATCAG CTTGAATTTATCAAGCACATGTCGATGAACCAATCACCAATAAAAAGACGTGTAAAACACCACGGTGTTCCCTGCAAATG CTTTTCACCAAGATCGAGTCACGATCAAGAGAGACAAGAGAATCCTGTGAATCATCATAAAGAGGAGGATGAAGATCAAGATTATTACCACGATGAAGAGCATGCAATGTCCCTGCCGGAGTTCAAGTTTGCTCACTTCTTGAGACGTTGGCTCTCGCACACCAGATCGCAGAGTGCTTCTCGAAGGAGGTTGGAAGGCCGGAACCATTATTCGAGGTTTAATCTGCACCTTTGA